A genomic region of Candidatus Bipolaricaulota bacterium contains the following coding sequences:
- a CDS encoding thermonuclease family protein yields MKLCAGIVVAIALGWVVAVQAVQTPSTVIFGPSWVMSVTDGDTITVRLPNGEPLKVRYLGINAPELSDEEHSGQAAKDANSASVKNRNVWLEVERTNGDFRRGRDRRVLAHVFSDAERTQLVQQALVEKGLALIDLPGLTDREIAADDFSIRYADQLIAAQIEAAQNRRGAWNLDDFYPDADLAIAAIKFWGEKEAVYLINRGSEPLELADGWVLMDASAGKSKKEGRNPAHALSFAEFFGPSCVLPPGGKLIIYSGAGIPPEMRGRITGCGTGKVEVYWTRRKVWDNDGDTAYLLGPDGKLYFIYSYPPFRER; encoded by the coding sequence ATGAAACTGTGTGCGGGGATTGTAGTCGCAATCGCGCTCGGTTGGGTAGTCGCAGTGCAGGCGGTACAGACCCCATCCACCGTGATTTTTGGCCCGAGTTGGGTGATGAGTGTAACCGATGGGGACACGATCACTGTGCGCCTGCCGAATGGCGAACCACTGAAGGTACGCTACCTCGGAATAAATGCCCCTGAGCTTTCTGACGAGGAACACTCAGGGCAAGCGGCAAAGGACGCAAACTCAGCGTCAGTGAAGAATCGAAACGTGTGGTTAGAGGTGGAAAGGACAAACGGCGACTTCCGCCGCGGTCGCGATAGGCGTGTGTTGGCGCATGTCTTTTCCGATGCAGAACGCACCCAACTCGTGCAGCAGGCATTGGTAGAAAAAGGCCTGGCGCTTATCGATCTTCCCGGGCTGACCGATCGGGAGATCGCTGCGGACGACTTCTCGATCCGCTACGCTGATCAGTTGATTGCCGCCCAGATAGAGGCGGCGCAGAATCGACGCGGCGCGTGGAACTTAGATGACTTTTACCCTGATGCGGACCTGGCCATCGCCGCGATCAAGTTCTGGGGAGAGAAGGAAGCCGTGTACCTCATAAATCGCGGCAGTGAACCGCTCGAGCTCGCTGACGGTTGGGTTTTGATGGACGCCTCCGCGGGGAAAAGTAAGAAAGAGGGGAGGAATCCTGCGCACGCGCTTTCGTTTGCTGAATTCTTCGGGCCGAGCTGCGTCCTTCCCCCGGGAGGAAAACTGATCATCTACTCCGGGGCGGGAATACCCCCAGAGATGCGGGGGAGGATCACTGGCTGCGGCACTGGTAAAGTGGAGGTTTACTGGACCCGGCGCAAGGTCTGGGACAACGATGGTGACACCGCATATCTCCTTGGGCCTGATGGGAAGCTGTATTTCATCTATTCCTATCCGCCATTCCGAGAAAGGTGA